The window ACAAGCCTGAGGTACTCTTGGCTGGCGCTACAGCCATTGGCCGTTCGGTTATTCCGCAGGTCGCTACAGCCTTAGGCGCTGGTTTAACGGCAGATTGCACAGATCTGGCTATTCGCCCGGAAGACGGCGTTCTTCTCCAGACCAGGCCAGCCTTTGGCGGCAATATTATGGCCACTATTGAGTGTCCCCGTTCACGTCCGCAGATGGCGACTGTACGGCCCAATGTTATGGCTTTGGCTGAAGCCGACTCCTCCCGGACTGGTGAGGTGATTGAGGTTGCCCTTTCCGCAGAACTTTTATCTTCCAGGATCGAAGTCCTGGAAACGGTAATTTGCCAAGAAGAACAAGGGAATATTCGCGAGTCAGAGGTCTTGGTCAGTGGTGGCCGGGGGATGGAAAATGAAAAAGGATTTGAATTACTCCGTGATCTTGCGGTAGAACTCAACGGTACAGTTTCTGCCTCCAGGGCTGCTGTTGATTCAGGTTGGATTGGCTATCCCTGTCAGGTAGGACAAACCGGGAAGACGGTCAGCCCCAAGCTCTATATTGCCTGTGGTATCTCCGGTGCAGTTCAGCATACAGTGGGTATGCAATCCGCCGAAACCATTGTGGCGATTAATCGTGATGAAAAGGCGCCAATTTTTGATCTTGCTACCTATGGCCTGATAGGCGATTTATTTGAAATT is drawn from Candidatus Electrothrix aestuarii and contains these coding sequences:
- a CDS encoding electron transfer flavoprotein subunit alpha, translating into MLKINAETCIGCGVCEANCAFGAITLENGIPVVGDNCTLCGSCVDNCEVGALHIETAEKKASVDLSVWSGIWVFAEARHGKIASVAFELLGIGRQLADQRQAPLTAILLGADLRGKTDELIAAGADRVLLADDPALAQYREDVYGKVLEHLINEYKPEVLLAGATAIGRSVIPQVATALGAGLTADCTDLAIRPEDGVLLQTRPAFGGNIMATIECPRSRPQMATVRPNVMALAEADSSRTGEVIEVALSAELLSSRIEVLETVICQEEQGNIRESEVLVSGGRGMENEKGFELLRDLAVELNGTVSASRAAVDSGWIGYPCQVGQTGKTVSPKLYIACGISGAVQHTVGMQSAETIVAINRDEKAPIFDLATYGLIGDLFEILPLLTQKIKEQRSHVA